From a single Arachis hypogaea cultivar Tifrunner chromosome 3, arahy.Tifrunner.gnm2.J5K5, whole genome shotgun sequence genomic region:
- the LOC112789379 gene encoding zinc finger CCCH domain-containing protein 53 isoform X1: MDGYEATRIVFSRIQSMDPENASKIMGLLLIQDHGEKEMIRLAFGPEALLHSVISKARKDLGLPSNSPPTPSTPPSPSPFLSASTNPVNISRQNSTSSSSRLGSGMNLPPALTIPNPSSSSASWAAMSDLQNPEDLMSPNNLVVGSSSTTSSSLPFYANGGSDPIDEYQLQDQLSFLNDGSPNSTLAAAACGGSHHNKSHDLFYPHSDMASSPTGAGDPSLFPSYGWGGPLHRRSCSVNDACLASEDPNSGFGWKPCLYFARGYCKNGTSCRFLHGGGLGEADGAAAAAAMVGSPSKIEMMEQCHELLRSKTAQQQRFAAASQLMASSSFPYSSKCMNFLLQQQQQQQQQNDTQRAAAAALMMSEDLHKFGRSRLERSDFSLNSPGMVNPASRQIYLTFPADSTFREEDVSNYFSIYGPVQDVRIPYQQKRMFGFVTFVYPETVKLILSKGNPHFVCDARVLVKPYKEKGKVPDKYRKQQQQVDRDFSPCGTPTGLDARDQYDLQLGGRMFYNTQDMLWRRKMEEQADLQQALELQSRRLMGLQLLDIKKQHHHRALSAGSPIPSPTHSPNMFNQTLVHHSFHGTPDSPEENGSASAPSSTAPVSVIGQQTVNISVGKEVGTNNGENGYSDGNGKQSSSHEDSDLQECLEHNLPDSPFASPTKAAVGDYMAAFNNGPNEAIDADPSASSANSKFGTSSLLPSASALDMGSFKSFNCQIPRFSSGHGTIGMLAGTGGAIGI; the protein is encoded by the exons ATGGATGGTTACGAAGCAACTAGGATAGTGTTCTCAAGGATCCAAAGCATGGACCCTGAAAACGCTTCAAAAATCATGGGTCTGCTTCTGATTCAAGACCATGGTGAGAAGGAGATGATTAGGTTAGCATTTGGACCAGAAGCTTTACTTCACTCTGTGATTTCCAAAGCTAGAAAAGACTTGGGTTTACCTTCAAACTCTCCTCCTACACCTTCAACTCCACCATCTCCATCACCTTTTCTTTCAGCTTCTACCAACCCGGTTAACATTTCAAGGCAGAactcaacttcttcttcttcaaggctTGGTAGTGGGATGAACCTTCCACCTGCTCTAACCATACCaaacccttcttcttcttcagcttcttGGGCTGCCATGTCTGACCTTCAAAACCCTGAGGACTTGATGAGTCCTAACAACTTGGTTGTTGGTTCTTCTTCCACAACTTCATCTTCTCTACCCTTTTATGCAAATGGAGGGTCAGATCCAATTGATGAGTACCAGTTACAGGACCAGCTTTCATTCTTGAACGATGGTTCTCCAAATTCTACTCTTGCTGCGGCTGCTTGTGGTGGTTCACACCATAACAAGAGCCATGATTTGTTCTACCCTCACTCAGACATGGCTTCTAGTCCTACTGGTGCTGGTGACCCCTCTTTGTTCCCTTCTTATGGCTGGGGAGGGCCTCTTCATAGGAGAAGTTGTTCAGTGAATGATGCATGTTTGGCTTCGGAGGATCCCAATTCCGGGTTTGGTTGGAAGCCTTGTCTTTACTTTGCTAGAGGGTACTGCAAGAATGGCACTAGCTGCAGGTTCCTCCATGGTGGTGGACTTGGAGAAGCTGAtggtgctgctgctgctgctgcaatGGTTGGTTCTCCAAGCAAGATTGAGATGATGGAGCAGTGTCATGAACTTCTCAGATCTAAAACTGCTCAGCAACAAAGATTTGCTGCTGCTTCTCAACTCATGGCATCTTCAAGCTTTCCTTACTCTTCAAAGTGCATGAATTTCCTCttacagcagcagcagcagcagcagcagcaaaatGATACTCAAAG GGCTGCGGCTGCGGCTTTGATGATGAGCGAGGACTTGCACAAATTCGGAAGATCGAGGCTTGAAAGGAGTGACTTCTCTTTGAACAGCCCTGGCATGGTCAACCCAGCTTCCAGGCAGATCTATTTGACTTTCCCAGCTGACAGCACTTTTAGAGAGGAAGATGTTTCCAACTACTTCAG CATTTATGGGCCAGTTCAAGATGTGAGAATCCCATACCAGCAGAAGCGCATGTTCGGATTTGTTACATTCGTTTATCCGGAGACAGTGAAGCTCATTCTCTCGAAAGGGAACCCTCATTTTGTGTGTGATGCAAGAGTGCTTGTTAAGCCTTACAAGGAGAAGGGCAAAGTTCCAGACAAGTACAG GAAGCAACAGCAACAGGTAGATAGGGATTTTTCACCTTGTGGCACTCCTACTGGACTAGATGCTAGAGACCAATATGATCTCCAACTAG GAGGGAGAATGTTCTACAACACTCAAGACATGCTTTGGAGGAGGAAGATGGAGGAGCAGGCTGATTTGCAGCAAGCTCTTGAGCTCCAAAGTAGGAGGTTGATGGGTCTGCAGCTCCTTGACATCAAGAAGCAGCACCATCATCGAGCCCTCTCCGCCGGAAGTCCGATACCATCCCCAACACACTCTCCTAACATGTTCAACCAAACTCTTGTTCATCATTCGTTTCACGGCACCCCGGATTCGCCGGAGG AGAATGGATCAGCTTCTGCTCCAAGTAGCACGGCACCGGTTTCGGTTATTGGTCAACAGACAGTCAACATATCTGTTGGCAAGGAAGTTGGAACCAATAATGGAGAGAATGGATATAGTGATGGCAATGGCAAGCAAAGTTCAAGTCATGAAGACAGTGATCTACAAGAATG TTTGGAGCATAATCTCCCTGATAGCCCTTTTGCTTCACCTACAAAAGCTGCTGTTGGGGATTACATGGCTGCCTTCAACAATGGACCTAATGAGGCCATTGATGCAGATCCCTCAGCTTCTTCTGCCAACTCCAAATTTGGAACTAGCTCTCTACTTCCATCAGCATCTGCTCTTGACATGGGTTCATTCAAATCCTTTAACTGCCAAATACCTAG GTTCTCTTCTGGCCATGGAACTATTGGGATGTTAGCCGGGACCGGCGGCGCCATCGGCATTTAG
- the LOC112789379 gene encoding zinc finger CCCH domain-containing protein 53 isoform X2 has product MDGYEATRIVFSRIQSMDPENASKIMGLLLIQDHGEKEMIRLAFGPEALLHSVISKARKDLGLPSNSPPTPSTPPSPSPFLSASTNPVNISRQNSTSSSSRLGSGMNLPPALTIPNPSSSSASWAAMSDLQNPEDLMSPNNLVVGSSSTTSSSLPFYANGGSDPIDEYQLQDQLSFLNDGSPNSTLAAAACGGSHHNKSHDLFYPHSDMASSPTGAGDPSLFPSYGWGGPLHRRSCSVNDACLASEDPNSGFGWKPCLYFARGYCKNGTSCRFLHGGGLGEADGAAAAAAMVGSPSKIEMMEQCHELLRSKTAQQQRFAAASQLMASSSFPYSSKCMNFLLQQQQQQQQQNDTQRAAAAALMMSEDLHKFGRSRLERSDFSLNSPGMVNPASRQIYLTFPADSTFREEDVSNYFSIYGPVQDVRIPYQQKRMFGFVTFVYPETVKLILSKGNPHFVCDARVLVKPYKEKGKVPDKKQQQQVDRDFSPCGTPTGLDARDQYDLQLGGRMFYNTQDMLWRRKMEEQADLQQALELQSRRLMGLQLLDIKKQHHHRALSAGSPIPSPTHSPNMFNQTLVHHSFHGTPDSPEENGSASAPSSTAPVSVIGQQTVNISVGKEVGTNNGENGYSDGNGKQSSSHEDSDLQECLEHNLPDSPFASPTKAAVGDYMAAFNNGPNEAIDADPSASSANSKFGTSSLLPSASALDMGSFKSFNCQIPRFSSGHGTIGMLAGTGGAIGI; this is encoded by the exons ATGGATGGTTACGAAGCAACTAGGATAGTGTTCTCAAGGATCCAAAGCATGGACCCTGAAAACGCTTCAAAAATCATGGGTCTGCTTCTGATTCAAGACCATGGTGAGAAGGAGATGATTAGGTTAGCATTTGGACCAGAAGCTTTACTTCACTCTGTGATTTCCAAAGCTAGAAAAGACTTGGGTTTACCTTCAAACTCTCCTCCTACACCTTCAACTCCACCATCTCCATCACCTTTTCTTTCAGCTTCTACCAACCCGGTTAACATTTCAAGGCAGAactcaacttcttcttcttcaaggctTGGTAGTGGGATGAACCTTCCACCTGCTCTAACCATACCaaacccttcttcttcttcagcttcttGGGCTGCCATGTCTGACCTTCAAAACCCTGAGGACTTGATGAGTCCTAACAACTTGGTTGTTGGTTCTTCTTCCACAACTTCATCTTCTCTACCCTTTTATGCAAATGGAGGGTCAGATCCAATTGATGAGTACCAGTTACAGGACCAGCTTTCATTCTTGAACGATGGTTCTCCAAATTCTACTCTTGCTGCGGCTGCTTGTGGTGGTTCACACCATAACAAGAGCCATGATTTGTTCTACCCTCACTCAGACATGGCTTCTAGTCCTACTGGTGCTGGTGACCCCTCTTTGTTCCCTTCTTATGGCTGGGGAGGGCCTCTTCATAGGAGAAGTTGTTCAGTGAATGATGCATGTTTGGCTTCGGAGGATCCCAATTCCGGGTTTGGTTGGAAGCCTTGTCTTTACTTTGCTAGAGGGTACTGCAAGAATGGCACTAGCTGCAGGTTCCTCCATGGTGGTGGACTTGGAGAAGCTGAtggtgctgctgctgctgctgcaatGGTTGGTTCTCCAAGCAAGATTGAGATGATGGAGCAGTGTCATGAACTTCTCAGATCTAAAACTGCTCAGCAACAAAGATTTGCTGCTGCTTCTCAACTCATGGCATCTTCAAGCTTTCCTTACTCTTCAAAGTGCATGAATTTCCTCttacagcagcagcagcagcagcagcagcaaaatGATACTCAAAG GGCTGCGGCTGCGGCTTTGATGATGAGCGAGGACTTGCACAAATTCGGAAGATCGAGGCTTGAAAGGAGTGACTTCTCTTTGAACAGCCCTGGCATGGTCAACCCAGCTTCCAGGCAGATCTATTTGACTTTCCCAGCTGACAGCACTTTTAGAGAGGAAGATGTTTCCAACTACTTCAG CATTTATGGGCCAGTTCAAGATGTGAGAATCCCATACCAGCAGAAGCGCATGTTCGGATTTGTTACATTCGTTTATCCGGAGACAGTGAAGCTCATTCTCTCGAAAGGGAACCCTCATTTTGTGTGTGATGCAAGAGTGCTTGTTAAGCCTTACAAGGAGAAGGGCAAAGTTCCAGACAA GAAGCAACAGCAACAGGTAGATAGGGATTTTTCACCTTGTGGCACTCCTACTGGACTAGATGCTAGAGACCAATATGATCTCCAACTAG GAGGGAGAATGTTCTACAACACTCAAGACATGCTTTGGAGGAGGAAGATGGAGGAGCAGGCTGATTTGCAGCAAGCTCTTGAGCTCCAAAGTAGGAGGTTGATGGGTCTGCAGCTCCTTGACATCAAGAAGCAGCACCATCATCGAGCCCTCTCCGCCGGAAGTCCGATACCATCCCCAACACACTCTCCTAACATGTTCAACCAAACTCTTGTTCATCATTCGTTTCACGGCACCCCGGATTCGCCGGAGG AGAATGGATCAGCTTCTGCTCCAAGTAGCACGGCACCGGTTTCGGTTATTGGTCAACAGACAGTCAACATATCTGTTGGCAAGGAAGTTGGAACCAATAATGGAGAGAATGGATATAGTGATGGCAATGGCAAGCAAAGTTCAAGTCATGAAGACAGTGATCTACAAGAATG TTTGGAGCATAATCTCCCTGATAGCCCTTTTGCTTCACCTACAAAAGCTGCTGTTGGGGATTACATGGCTGCCTTCAACAATGGACCTAATGAGGCCATTGATGCAGATCCCTCAGCTTCTTCTGCCAACTCCAAATTTGGAACTAGCTCTCTACTTCCATCAGCATCTGCTCTTGACATGGGTTCATTCAAATCCTTTAACTGCCAAATACCTAG GTTCTCTTCTGGCCATGGAACTATTGGGATGTTAGCCGGGACCGGCGGCGCCATCGGCATTTAG